A single region of the Chryseobacterium culicis genome encodes:
- a CDS encoding sensor histidine kinase, with product MNDFINELQLKIERLENEINFKNGLISILSHDPKELFGTFLWLIEELEQKTLSEEDFFKLLPQVKRDAQKNLQTIQDSNAWLKTQYGDFKIKPVKIMVMDLFHYLEEKYAAQLNEKNIKFYFKGDHDAFLTSDRLLLEYVLDKIFNNAVKYSFPNQDVYLQATTEGDQVVLSVIDSGTGIDEKYLSTIYNYGSPIFLGTAGEKGVGLSLKIVKNFISLLKGNIQIISAENKGTTVSLFLRKFIE from the coding sequence ATGAATGATTTTATCAACGAACTCCAATTAAAAATCGAAAGGCTGGAAAACGAAATCAATTTCAAGAATGGACTGATCTCGATATTGTCTCATGACCCAAAAGAACTGTTTGGGACCTTTCTGTGGCTTATAGAAGAGTTAGAGCAAAAGACTTTAAGTGAGGAAGATTTTTTTAAGTTGTTACCACAGGTAAAACGAGATGCCCAGAAGAATCTGCAAACGATCCAGGACAGTAATGCCTGGCTAAAAACACAATACGGGGATTTTAAGATTAAACCCGTTAAAATCATGGTGATGGATCTTTTTCATTATTTAGAAGAAAAATACGCTGCTCAATTAAACGAAAAAAATATTAAATTTTATTTTAAAGGAGACCACGATGCATTTCTTACAAGCGATCGCCTGTTGCTCGAGTATGTTTTAGACAAGATTTTTAACAATGCGGTAAAATACTCCTTTCCCAATCAAGATGTTTATTTACAGGCAACTACAGAAGGTGATCAGGTTGTACTTTCTGTCATTGATTCCGGAACAGGAATAGATGAGAAGTATTTATCTACGATCTACAATTATGGTAGTCCCATATTCCTGGGAACTGCGGGTGAGAAAGGAGTTGGATTAAGTTTGAAAATTGTAAAAAATTTTATATCCTTGCTGAAGGGAAACATCCAAATTATTTCCGCTGAAAATAAAGGTACTACGGTTTCTCTTTTTTTACGTAAATTTATAGAATAA
- a CDS encoding Fn3-like domain-containing protein has protein sequence MHKFIHLFIFFILTGSSSLLAQSISMSPTRLFFTGNPGEKVTKTVTLQNSSDKDYVFNLNYKDWAREEDGNKVYLEAGSSKTSNASWVSTLENAVTVPAKSTKEIVVTMQIPANASQSAVTNSMLFFTQLPQQADKARVQNGIGIITLFEVGLHIFYTPPGNHVKSLDITNISEASNENAANRKVAVSIHNDGNTINDATVAFELTNTDNGKEIKLPAISISMLPDTNQVVQFSLPENISGNFLGVVIIKMAESNDLRVGEKNFKF, from the coding sequence ATGCACAAGTTTATTCACCTTTTCATTTTCTTTATCCTTACAGGCTCTTCTTCACTTCTGGCACAAAGTATCTCTATGTCGCCTACACGCTTGTTTTTCACAGGTAATCCGGGAGAAAAAGTAACAAAGACGGTCACGCTTCAAAACAGCTCGGATAAGGATTATGTTTTTAATCTCAACTATAAAGATTGGGCTAGAGAAGAAGACGGAAATAAGGTTTATCTTGAAGCAGGCAGTTCAAAAACTTCCAATGCTTCCTGGGTGTCCACCTTAGAAAATGCGGTAACAGTTCCTGCGAAAAGTACAAAAGAGATTGTAGTAACTATGCAGATTCCGGCAAACGCATCACAGTCTGCCGTTACGAACAGCATGTTGTTTTTTACTCAACTTCCTCAGCAGGCAGATAAGGCACGTGTTCAGAATGGAATAGGTATTATCACCTTATTTGAAGTGGGACTTCACATTTTTTATACTCCACCGGGAAACCATGTGAAAAGTTTGGATATTACCAATATTTCAGAAGCGAGTAATGAGAATGCAGCGAATAGAAAAGTCGCAGTAAGCATTCATAATGATGGAAACACCATCAATGATGCCACCGTTGCGTTTGAACTCACCAACACAGACAATGGTAAGGAAATAAAATTACCCGCAATTTCCATCTCCATGCTTCCAGATACTAATCAGGTTGTTCAGTTTTCTTTGCCAGAGAACATTTCAGGGAACTTCCTTGGCGTGGTTATTATCAAAATGGCAGAATCCAATGATTTACGCGTAGGCGAAAAAAACTTTAAATTTTAA
- a CDS encoding peptidoglycan-binding protein LysM translates to MKKQIAIAALTIGAIILGTNNVQAQNTTATTTVNITLNDVISIDAGSTAISGAVAFNYVTAADYNSEKTVAQANALKVTSTKNFNVKVKAGGPNFVNGSNSIPVDVLTIKAAVAPGTMGGTKNDVILSAGEKTLVANAPLGSALTLNLDYTIPAAKSSSSDILGKPAGTYTQTVTYTATAL, encoded by the coding sequence ATGAAAAAACAAATCGCCATCGCAGCCTTAACTATTGGAGCAATCATATTAGGAACTAACAATGTTCAAGCTCAAAATACAACTGCAACCACAACGGTAAACATTACCCTGAATGATGTTATCTCTATCGACGCAGGAAGTACTGCAATCAGTGGTGCAGTTGCCTTTAACTATGTGACTGCAGCAGACTATAATTCAGAAAAAACAGTGGCTCAAGCCAACGCTTTGAAAGTTACTTCCACAAAAAATTTTAATGTTAAAGTAAAAGCAGGAGGCCCGAATTTCGTTAATGGTTCAAACTCAATTCCTGTAGATGTTTTGACTATCAAAGCAGCAGTAGCTCCTGGAACTATGGGAGGAACAAAAAACGATGTGATTTTATCTGCAGGAGAGAAAACCTTAGTAGCTAATGCTCCTCTTGGAAGTGCCTTAACACTGAATTTGGACTACACCATTCCCGCTGCAAAATCATCATCTTCTGATATTTTAGGGAAACCGGCCGGAACTTATACACAAACAGTAACTTATACTGCGACTGCTTTATAA
- a CDS encoding peptidoglycan-binding protein LysM: protein MKKQILITALTFGAIILGTSNVQAQNTTATTTVNITLNDVISIDAGSTAIGNTVDFNYVTAADYNSDQTITKANSLKVTSTKNFNVKVKAGGANFMNGTNLIPVNVLTIKAATAAGTMGGTKNAVVLSAADQTLVANAPLGSALTLNLDYTIPAAKSSSSDILGKPAGTYTQTVTYTATAL from the coding sequence ATGAAAAAACAAATCTTAATCACAGCCTTAACTTTTGGAGCTATTATATTAGGAACTAGCAATGTTCAAGCTCAAAATACAACCGCAACCACAACCGTAAACATTACTTTGAATGATGTGATCTCTATCGACGCAGGAAGTACTGCAATTGGTAATACAGTTGACTTTAACTACGTTACTGCAGCAGACTACAATTCTGATCAGACGATTACTAAAGCTAACTCTTTAAAGGTTACTTCCACGAAGAACTTTAATGTTAAAGTAAAAGCAGGAGGTGCTAATTTTATGAATGGAACCAACTTAATTCCTGTAAATGTTTTGACTATCAAAGCAGCTACAGCTGCCGGAACAATGGGCGGAACAAAAAATGCTGTAGTGTTATCTGCTGCGGATCAAACCTTAGTAGCTAATGCCCCACTAGGAAGTGCCTTAACGCTGAATCTGGACTACACTATTCCAGCAGCGAAATCATCATCTTCTGATATTTTAGGTAAACCAGCGGGAACTTATACGCAAACAGTAACTTATACTGCGACTGCTTTGTAA
- a CDS encoding peptidoglycan-binding protein LysM, translated as MKKQIVITALTFGAIIFGTNNVQAQNTTATTTVNITLNDVISIDAGSTAIGNTVDFNYATAADYNSDQTITKANSLKVTSTKNFNVKVKAGGANFMNGTNLIPVNVLTIKAATAAGTMGGTKSAVVLSAADQTLVANAPLGSALTLNLDYTIPAAKSSSSDILGKPAGTYTQTVTYTATAL; from the coding sequence ATGAAAAAACAAATCGTAATCACAGCCTTAACTTTTGGAGCAATCATATTTGGAACTAATAATGTTCAAGCTCAAAATACAACTGCAACCACAACCGTAAACATTACCCTGAATGATGTTATCTCTATCGACGCAGGAAGTACAGCAATTGGTAATACGGTAGATTTTAACTATGCTACTGCAGCAGACTACAACTCTGATCAAACAATTACTAAAGCTAACTCTTTAAAAGTTACTTCTACAAAGAACTTTAATGTTAAAGTAAAAGCAGGAGGTGCTAATTTTATGAATGGAACGAACTTAATCCCTGTAAATGTTTTGACTATCAAAGCTGCTACAGCTGCCGGAACAATGGGCGGAACAAAAAGTGCTGTAGTGTTATCTGCAGCGGATCAAACCTTAGTAGCTAATGCCCCACTAGGAAGTGCCTTAACGCTGAATCTGGACTACACTATTCCAGCAGCGAAATCATCATCTTCTGATATTTTAGGTAAACCAGCGGGAACTTATACGCAAACAGTAACTTATACTGCAACTGCTTTATAA
- a CDS encoding peptidoglycan-binding protein LysM: MTKQIVITALTFGAIIFGTNTVQAQNTTATTTVNITLNDVISIDAGSTAIGNTVDFNYLTAADYNSDQTITKANSLKVTSTKNFNVKVKAGGANFMNGTNLIPVNVLTIKAATAAGTMGGTKNTIVLSATDQNLVTNAPLGSALTLNLDYTIPAAKSSSSDILGKPAGTYTQTVTYTATAL, from the coding sequence ATGACAAAACAAATCGTAATCACAGCCTTAACTTTTGGAGCGATCATATTTGGAACTAATACTGTTCAAGCTCAAAATACAACTGCAACTACCACTGTAAACATTACTCTGAATGATGTTATCTCTATCGACGCAGGAAGTACTGCCATTGGTAATACGGTAGATTTTAACTATCTTACTGCAGCAGACTACAATTCTGATCAGACGATTACTAAAGCCAACTCTTTGAAGGTTACTTCTACGAAGAACTTTAATGTTAAAGTAAAAGCAGGGGGTGCTAATTTTATGAATGGAACCAACTTAATTCCTGTAAATGTTTTGACTATCAAAGCAGCTACCGCTGCCGGAACAATGGGCGGAACAAAAAATACAATAGTTTTATCTGCAACGGATCAGAATTTAGTTACAAATGCCCCACTAGGAAGTGCCTTAACGCTGAATCTGGACTACACTATTCCAGCAGCGAAATCATCATCTTCTGATATTTTAGGTAAACCGGCTGGAACTTATACGCAAACAGTAACTTATACTGCAACTGCTTTATAA
- a CDS encoding peptidoglycan-binding protein LysM: MKKQIFIIALSLGAIALGTNQVMAQNSEQVSTSVNIILSDVIAMDIGSVASEGTVDFNYGSTKDYNSSKNVTVPNSLVIISSKNFDVKVKSEGTHFVSGANVIPVDILQVKAIPGGSLVGTLNEVTLSTTDQVLVSNASLGTKQSVNIAYSISAENASKVLLGKPQGTYTQKITYTATAL; this comes from the coding sequence ATGAAAAAGCAGATCTTTATCATTGCGCTGTCTCTGGGAGCTATTGCCTTAGGAACCAACCAGGTTATGGCACAAAATTCAGAGCAGGTGAGTACATCAGTAAATATTATTTTATCGGACGTTATTGCAATGGACATTGGCTCTGTTGCTTCAGAAGGCACTGTAGATTTTAATTATGGAAGCACTAAAGATTATAATTCATCAAAAAATGTGACCGTTCCCAACAGTTTAGTCATTATTTCCTCTAAAAATTTTGATGTAAAAGTAAAATCTGAAGGCACACACTTTGTAAGTGGTGCCAACGTAATTCCTGTAGATATATTACAGGTAAAAGCAATACCGGGCGGAAGTCTGGTAGGAACTTTGAATGAGGTCACTTTATCTACAACTGATCAGGTGCTGGTGAGTAATGCAAGTTTAGGAACTAAACAGTCTGTAAATATTGCATATTCTATTTCGGCGGAAAATGCATCCAAGGTACTTCTAGGAAAACCACAGGGAACCTACACCCAAAAAATAACTTATACTGCCACTGCATTGTAA